From the genome of Pirellulales bacterium:
TGGCGATTCTCGCCATCGTGCGCCCCTCGGCCGAGAACGCGCGGCTTGTCACCTGGTGCGGCGAGACCTGCTGTCCGGCCCTCATCCTGTTCGCCGGCGGAAAGCTGCTCTGGGAACTTTCCCTCGCGCGGCACATGTTCGCGCCGGCCATGACGCCCCTCAAGCGTTCGACCTATCTCATGACGGGGCCCTTGGCCAACGTCACGACGATGCGTCTGGCCAGCGGCCTGCTCGGCGGAATCGTCATGCCGATCCTGCTGCTCGAACGCGTCGACCGAGCCGATGCCCCGCACGATCCAGCGACCATCGCGATCTTCACCGCTCTGCTCTTCGCCGCCTGCCTCGCGGGCGAACTGTGTGAACGCTACCTCTTCTTCGCCGCCGTAGCCACACCCCGCATGCCAGGAAGAATCCGCTAGCTACCCCCTGACCACTAACCCCTGACCACTAAAATGTCCCGTCTAGTCGATCGTCACGGGCCCCTCTCGCGCGAGCTCTTGCTCGAGCCGGCGCGCTTCGGCCTCGGGCTGCTTCCCGAGCGCGCGCAGCCCGACGCGACCACGCGCACCATCTGCGGATACTGCTCGACGGGATGTTCGCTCGACGTGCATTTGCGCGGGGGCGAAGCGATCGGCCTCACGCCCACGGTCGATTATCCCGTGAACCTTGGCATGGCCTGTCCCAAAGGCTGGGAGGCTCTCTCCGTGCTCCTTTCTTCCGATCGTGCCACGACACCGCTGGTGCGGAACGACACCGGACGCCTGCAACCCGCTACCTGGAAGCAGGCCCTCGCCATTTTTACCGGTCGCATCAAGGCCATCCAGCGCCAGTACGGTCCGCACTCGGTGGCGTTTCTCGGCACGGGCCAGATGCCGACCGAGGAGCTCGCCTTTCTCGGCGCGCTCTCGAAGTTCGGCCTGGGCATGCTGCATGGCGATGGCAATACCCGGCAGTGCATGGCCACCGCGGTCGTGGCCTACCAGGAATCGTTCGGTTTCGACGCGCCGCCGTACACCTACGCCGACTTCGAGGAATCGGACGTACTGGTGTTCATCGGCAGCAATCCCTGCCTGGCGCATCCCATCATGTGGGAACGCGTGCAGCGCAATCCGCACCGGCCGCGGATCATCGTCATCGACCCCCGGGCCACCGAGACCGCGCAGTCGGCCACGCATCACCTCGCCTGTTTTCCGAAATCCGATCTGACGCTGCTCTACGGCGTCGCGCGCTTGCTCATCGAGCGCGGTTGGATCAACGCCGACTTCATTGCCGCACACACCTCGGGCTTCGATGAGTTTCGCGCGTTTGCCGCGGAATACACCCTTGCCCGCGTCTCTCGCGACACCGGCCTCGCCCCCGACGACATCGAAAATCTCGCTCGCACGATACACGAAGGCCAGCGCGTCTCGTTCTGGTGGACGATGGGAGTGAACCAAAGTCACCAGGGGGTCCGCACCGCGCAGGCGATCATCAATCTCGCCCTCATGACCGGCAACATCGGGCGGCCCGGTACCGGCGCCAACTCGATCACGGGCCAGTGCAACGCGATGGGCTCG
Proteins encoded in this window:
- a CDS encoding nitrate reductase produces the protein MSRLVDRHGPLSRELLLEPARFGLGLLPERAQPDATTRTICGYCSTGCSLDVHLRGGEAIGLTPTVDYPVNLGMACPKGWEALSVLLSSDRATTPLVRNDTGRLQPATWKQALAIFTGRIKAIQRQYGPHSVAFLGTGQMPTEELAFLGALSKFGLGMLHGDGNTRQCMATAVVAYQESFGFDAPPYTYADFEESDVLVFIGSNPCLAHPIMWERVQRNPHRPRIIVIDPRATETAQSATHHLACFPKSDLTLLYGVARLLIERGWINADFIAAHTSGFDEFRAFAAEYTLARVSRDTGLAPDDIENLARTIHEGQRVSFWWTMGVNQSHQGVRTAQAIINLALMTGNIGRPGTGANSITGQCNAMGSRLFSNTTNLLGGHQFHNPDHRRKVAQILDIDERAIPQEKSLPYHQIIEGILRGQIRGLWVVCTNPAHSWINQSMLHDVLDRLDFLVVQDMYHSTETARLADLFLPAAGWGEKEGTFINSERRIGVIKKVARAPGEALSDFSIFRLIAEAWGCGKMFREWTSPAAVFQILKRLSTGQPCDFSAIDDYEQLDAAGGIQWPCANSNDAIPGERRLFADGRFFHADGKARFCFEAPRPIPEQPSDAYPLLLLTGRGSAAQWHTQTRTGKSSVLAKLYSQTVYVEINPTDAATLAIKSGQTVRVSTQRGSLSAKAVVTPTVQPGQIFVPMHYNVTNLLTDAAFDPYSSQPAYKACAARIERARTGADVR